One stretch of Euphorbia lathyris chromosome 7, ddEupLath1.1, whole genome shotgun sequence DNA includes these proteins:
- the LOC136235485 gene encoding thaumatin-like protein 1b, with translation MAQRMELISLCALFSLHMFISGVVSTSFTMTNKCEYTVWPGLLSNADSPPLSTTGFALQKGETKTITAPTSWGGRMWGRTHCSQDSTGKFTCLTGDCGSGKLECSGSGAAPPATLAEFKLDGYGGMDYFDVSLVDGYNLPVLVVPQGGSGNNCSSTGCVVDLNGLCPSELKVSSTDGGGVACKSACEAFRQPEYCCNGAFATPDTCKPSSYSEIFKKACPSAYSYAYDDKTSTFTCNSADYLLTFCPTPNTSQKASQGQNPDTTTNGNGNDNGNNGATTNTMVYEGALDQSGDSSSSTSSHVLRSHAIAGIVSIISAVWLFRQF, from the exons ATGGCTCAACGGATGGAATTAATTTCTCTATGTGCTCTGTTTTCTCTTCATATGTTCATATCAG GCGTAGTTTCAACATCTTTCACAATGACGAATAAGTGCGAATACACTGTATGGCCAGGCCTCCTTTCAAACGCCGATTCGCCGCCGCTCTCCACCACCGGATTCGCTCTTCAGAAAGGCGAGACTAAGACAATCACCGCACCTACCTCATGGGGCGGTCGGATGTGGGGCCGGACTCACTGCTCTCAAGATTCCACAGGAAAATTCACCTGCCTAACCGGCGATTGCGGCTCCGGGAAATTAGAATGTTCGGGAAGCGGCGCTGCTCCTCCTGCTACACTTGCGGAATTTAAGCTTGACGGTTACGGTGGAATGGATTACTTTGATGTGAGTCTAGTAGATGGCTATAATCTCCCTGTTCTGGTAGTGCCTCAGGGCGGATCTGGAAACAATTGTTCAAGCACTGGATGCGTGGTGGATTTAAATGGATTGTGTCCGTCGGAACTCAAAGTTTCAAGCACCGACGGAGGTGGAGTAGCTTGCAAGAGTGCCTGTGAAGCTTTCCGGCAACCGGAGTATTGCTGCAACGGCGCGTTTGCAACACCGGATACTTGCAAGCCGTCTTCGTACTCTGAAATCTTCAAGAAAGCCTGCCCAAGCGCCTATAGCTACGCTTATGATGATAAGACCAGCACCTTCACATGTAACTCGGCGGACTACCTGCTCACTTTCTGCCCTACTCCGAATACCAG CCAGAAAGCATCTCAGGGACAGAACCCTGACACAACTACAAACGGGAACGGCAACGACAACGGCAACAATGGTGCTACAACCAACACTATGGTGTACGAAGGTGCATTGGATCAAAGTGGAGACTCATCCAGCTCCACATCTAGCCACGTGTTGAGATCACATGCAATTGCGGGTATAGTCAGCATCATTTCGGCCGTTTGGCTGTTTAGGCAGTTCTAA